In Leguminivora glycinivorella isolate SPB_JAAS2020 chromosome 11, LegGlyc_1.1, whole genome shotgun sequence, a single window of DNA contains:
- the LOC125231245 gene encoding protein OSCP1, which yields MSHFATPFITVNLGCEMIYVIEQRLKAQNIAAEKSERVLTDVVTVLLHPTLLEELFIPQPVATHAVVKQLLQDISATSIMKLDDYSMSKLWDLMTMIYKWQLSVATNQNIFDITRRHLKSVATIMPKNFPKCIIEHTMRKFETLAQRFTDDDYKCLSNTLILWFSEYHTKISVLLRLGLQRKDGTFNLPSTISPNIINNLGENIYKYDNKKNSVEEYESRCADTHEISCLLGPIEKVSTVKAKVELRLPIELNNKESQKRTLEINRDTQFETIVMTQIRNKTTDLNFVSDMPKSPHEDLLDMMDALDLEE from the exons ATGTCTCACTTTGCAACTCCTTTTATTACTGTAAACTTGGGCTGTGAGATGATTTATGTCATTGAACAAAGATTGAAGGCCCAAAATATTGCAGCAGAGAAGTCCGAAAGAG TACTCACCGATGTAGTAACAGTGCTGCTACACCCAACACTTTTAGAAGAGCTATTTATACCGCAGCCGGTCGCAACACATGCAGTTGTCAAACAACTTCTTCAGGATATCTCGGCCACTTCTATCATGAAATTAGACGATTATTCCATGAGCAAATTATGGGATTTAATGACTATGATATACAAATGGCAGTTATCGGTCGCTACAAATCAAAACATTTTTGACATTACCCGGCGACATTTAAAAAGTGTTGCCACTATAATGCCTAAAAATTTCCCGAAATGCATCATCGAGCATACCATGAGGAAATTTGAGACGCTAGCTCAACGTTTTACAGACGATGACTACAAATGTTTAAGCAACACTCTAATCCTCTGGTTTTCCGAATACCACACAAAAATATCCGTCTTGCTAAGACTAGGATTACAAAGAAAGGATGGGACTTTCAATTTGCCTTCAACAATAAGtccaaatataataaataatttaggggaaaatatttataagtatgataataagaaGAATTCTGTCGAGGAATATGAAAGTCGATGCGCTGATACTCATGAGATTAGTTGTCTTTTAGGACCCATAGAAAAAGTGTCCACTGTAAAAGCTAAGGTAGAGTTACGGCTACCTATAGAACTGAATAACAAAGAATCTCAGAAAAGAACCCTTGAAATAAATCGTGATACTCAATTCGAAACTATTGTTATGACTCAAATTAGAAACAAAACAACTGATCTTAATTTCGTCTCTGATATGCCAAAATCTCCTCATGAAGATTTATTAGACATGATGGACGCATTAGATTTGGAGGAATAA
- the LOC125231244 gene encoding SET and MYND domain-containing protein 4: MSIDSCYEGLIEKLTWQGKVKEISEKLLTCKTNSERVLQVYDVISDFDAFPEPLEVSKSTDLSLYYRNRGNECFKNSQYFEAWQCYNLSLLHAPTSSDDYALALSNRSAVFFFLKKYKECIKDIKIVLTLNYPERLHEKLVKRQKSCEECLKLDLNDLKTLISERSLEIDEITKLESPRDSTYLCASNKLQVAYNSEMGRHVIAKEDIKVGEVLVEENPYFILLQKNEYLFSCSYCLSRDLNLIPCDNCCFTLFCSEECKTSAEKDYHSVECPLMGALIDLEFTKLELLALRTTIKAHNDHPDWDSLFKTIEDAESNLNSEHRGCILQDDKWIYDSKYYASIHTLATNIERRSNSDVFQKAVTAAVFLKFLSDQTQFLSNNNDGVRRCVADLLLLHIMTSATNMHGLSSNIENAEGNFVEELSLASAPYAFHSLLNHSCAPNVVRYSKLGSGKMTLFALRPIKKGTQIFDNYGSHHALQDLKARQKNLKFQYKFICVCEACVNDWPTYLTMKMSSSKTKVPVNLMLRKEQLLNPVIIDKLQKGDVDTALNIFKPLCELTEVLDPFAPNVELAECQETLKQCLVIFGGLVPYGYSKLVEWDVKTNKNCCITKFLRGTYFSS, translated from the exons ATGAGTATAGATTCTTGTTACGAAGGTTTAATTGAAAAGTTGACTTGGCAAGGCAAAGTAAAAGAAATATCCGAGAAACTATTgacttgcaaaacaaattcagaGAGAGTACTGCAAGTTTATGATGTTATTAGTGATTTTGATGCCTTCCCAGAACCACTTGAGGTGAGTAAGTCAACTGATTTGTCTTTATACTACCGTAACCGTGGCAACGAGTGTTTCAAGAACTCTCAGTACTTTGAGGCCTGGCAATGTTACAACTTGTCCTTGCTCCATGCTCCTACCAGCTCAGATGATTATGCATTGGCTTTGTCAAACAGATCAGctgtgtttttctttttaaagaaatataagGAATGCATAAAAGATATCAAAATAGTACTAACTTTGAATTATCCAGAAAGGTTACATGAGAAGCTTGTTAAAAGACAAAAGTCTTGTGAAGAGTGCCTTAAATTAGATTTGAATGACTTGAAAACTTTAATTTCTGAGAGATCTCTTGAAATTGATGAAATTACAAAATTAGAAAGTCCAAGAGACAGCACCTATTTGTGTGCTAGTAACAAACTCCAAGTGGCATACAATTCAGAAATGGGAAGGCATGTTATTGCCAAAGAAGATATAAAAGTTGGGGAAGTATTGGTTGAAGAAAATCCATATTTCATCTTATTGCAAAAGAATGAATATCTATTCAGTTGCAGCTATTGTTTATCAAGGGACCTGAATCTCATTCCTTGTGATAATTGCTGTTTTACACTATTCTGTAGTGAAGAATGTAAAACTAGCGCAGAGAAGGACTATCACTCTGTTGAATGCCCACTAATGGGTGCTCTTATTGATTTAGAATTCACAAAACTGGAATTACTCGCATTGAGAACTACTATAAAAGCCCATAACGATCATCCGGATTGGGACAGTTTGTTCAAAACAATTGAAGATGCCGAATCAAACTTGAACTCTGAACATAGAGGTTGTATTCTACAAGATGATAAATggatttatgattcaaaatattaTGCTTCTATCCATACATTAGCTACAAATATTGAGAGGCGATCTAATTCTGATGTCTTTCAAAAGGCTGTGACTGCCGCAgtgtttttgaaatttttgtcTGACCAAACACAATTCCTCAGCAATAATAATGATGGAGTCCGTAGATGTGTAGCTGATTTGTTACTTCTACATATTATGACAAGTGCTACCAACATGCATGGACTGAGTTCGAACATTGAGAATGCTGAAGGGAATTTTGTGGAAGAGTTGAGTCTAGCGAGTGCACCATATGCATTCCATAGTCTTCTGAACCATTCCTGTGCCCCCAATGTGGTGCGGTACAGCAAGCTGGGGTCTGGAAAGATGACTTTGTTTGCTCTCCGGCCAATCAAGAAAGGAACACAAATTTTTGATAACTATGG ATCTCATCACGCCCTCCAAGATCTGAAAGCGCGGCAGAAGAATCTCAAATTTCAGTACAAATTCATATGCGTCTGCGAGGCTTGCGTCAATGATTGGCCCACTTACCTCACTATGAAGATGTCGTCCAGCAAAACCAAAGTCCCAGTCAACCTCATGTTACGTAAAGAACAACTCTTAAACCCTGTCATCATAGATAAACTACAGAAAGGGGATGTAGATACAGCATTGAACATTTTTAAACCTCTCTGCGAATTGACTGAGGTGTTAGATCCCTTCGCCCCTAATGTTGAATTAGCTGAATGCCAAGAAACTCTTAAACAGTGCCTTGTTATCTTTGGAGGACTTGTGCCTTATGGATATAGTAAACTTGTTGAGTGGGACGTTAAAACGAATAAGAATTGTTGTATTACCAAGTTTTTGAGGGGAACATATTTTTCAAGTTAG
- the LOC125231128 gene encoding protein enabled homolog has translation MQQLQRELKTANELNTKLLQEQEECEQEIESVVRTNTSLKAQLATQDVEFEDMQGQRDELQAIVDRFKQCQEIHEQALQRIQDLEQQLEESEAKMTCKYCSGQARPTDNNLMPGSGYPLRMESPRPTTRPVEPESPALRAALAAPGTPSLRALFAKRLSLASEPRRDPEPAVRTAASPPSRSRLAEPAPPPPPRAVESAPSPPSLAKLALALLTYVEPSPSPPATAPPPPPGAAPCRAPATAPAPPPRPRPRAARTVLYSDEAGVGLGALLAERLHHRVINDCHPGATVDRLIECISAGEFDCDSTLVVFIGNSVDCTKRDILKLSATLSKVDREEVAKIIICALPYRMSSKVNKRVFHYNSLLYNLALYSSTISYFDTNKFIDEFVMPYKKTYLPRRCLVECADLLAYNIKGPDVASTAFNNNMKRFNFSCPGSEGFEMKPSGDLNLN, from the exons ATGCAACAACTACAGAGAGAGCTCAAAACGGCCAATGAGTTGAACACAAAACTTCTTCAAGAACAGGAAGAATGTGAGCAGGAAATTGAGtctgttgttcgaacaaatacAAGTCTCAAAGCCCAGCTTGCAACTCAAGATGTCGAATTCGAAGATATGCAGGGGCAGCGAGATGAATTACAGGCCATCGTTGACAGATTCAAGCAATGTCAGGAGATACACGAGCAGGCACTGCAACGCATCCAGGACCTGGAACAGCAGCTGGAGGAGTCAGAAGCAAAAATGACTTGCAAGTATTGCTCGGGCCAGGCCAGACCGACGGATaacaatttaa TGCCGGGCAGCGGGTACCCGCTGCGCATGGAGTCACCGCGGCCTACGACGCGCCCCGTCGAGCCGGAGTCGCCCGCGCTGCGTGCCGCGTTGGCCGCGCCGGGGACACCCTCCCTGCGCGCCCTGTTCGCCAAGCGCCTCTCCCTCGCGTCCGAGCCGCGCCGCGACCCCGAGCCCGCCGTCCGCACCGCGGCCTCGCCGCCGTCACGGTCGCGCCTCGCGGAGCcggccccgccgccgccgccgcgcgccgtcGAGTCGGCTCCCTCGCCGCCGAGCCTCGCCAAGCTGGCTCTGGCGCTGCTGACCTACGTCGAGCCCTCTCCGTCGCCGCCCGCCactgcgccgccgccgccgccgggcgCCGCACCCTGCCGTGCGCCCGCCACTGCCCCGgcaccgccgccgcgcccgcgcccgcgcgccGCCCGCACCGTGCTGTACAGTGACGAGGCGGGCGTCGGCCTGGGCGCGCTGCTGGCGGAGCGCCTCCACCACCGAGTCATCAACGACTGTCACCCGGGGGCCACCGTCGATCGACTGATCGAATGTATCTCTGCAGGCGAGTTTGACTGCGACTCCACGCTCGTAGTTTTCATAGGGAACAGTGTCGACTGTACTAAGCGAGATATTTTAAAACTATCCGCTACTCTGTCGAAGGTCGACCGAGAAGAGGTTGCGAAGATCATTATTTGTGCGCTCCCGTACAGAATGTCTAGCAAAGTCAACAAGAGGGTGTTTCACTACAactctttattatataatttggcGTTGTACAGTAGTACGATTTCGTATTTTGATACGAATAAATTTATAGATGAGTTTGTTATGCCTTATAAGAAAACCTACCTACCGAGGAGATGTTTAGTAGAATGTGCTGACCTGTTAGCGTATAACATTAAAGGCCCCGACGTGGCTAGCACGgcgtttaataataatatgaaacgGTTTAATTTTTCATGCCCCGGTAGCGAGGGTTTCGAGATGAAGCCGTCTGGTGATTTGAATTTAAACTAA